AAGCTCTTCTAAGCCTGGTTCTTCCCCGACCAGAGCCTCTGATCCACCAGAGGAGTTAGTGGAGTAACTACAGATTTCAGTGTTACGATGGTGGTTCACTTATTCACTTAGAATGCACACCTGACCTGTTTAAGTTAAGTCCTGGATAACACAGTGTAATATCACCAACCTATCAGCTCTCTTGGAAAAAGTCATCCCCATTTCTAATATACCCAGTGGAGTCTGGCGCATAGATACAGAAATGTTCTGTTAATGTTCAGTGAAGCCAAACATTTGGGAAGGCAGGAGTTTTTAGACGGAGTCAAAGCTTTTTCTTTCCCTGacgattgttttttttgccctgTTGAGTGCATGACATTTCAAAGcaattttcattttctacagGTCTTTTTAGAGTGCTATAATCCCCAAACCGAGGGAGATGAAACACTAAAGCCTTTTACTTGCTGACCTTAAAGATTTAAGTACTTACTTAAGCGTTAACACCGACAGGGCTGCAGTAGAAAGCACGAGGCTACAAATGTCTTACATGCCATAAAAACATGCTACAGCTAAGTAATGCACTTAAGAGTCAACACGATTGTATCATAATTATAGTCAGATCTACTGGTGCCTGAATGATGGAGCAGTGATATCCATAAGTCCATTAactttttgacatgtttttttatcAACTTGCCCTCCTGGCTTTGTATTACAGTTTCAAATCCATCATATTAGTTGAGATTTATAGTTTGttcttgtgagaaatatgcagctCTGGATCTGTCCCTTCTTATGTGGATGCATTCACAGCTAGGTGTGGAAACAGCTGGTTGACTTATCAAGTAGATAACCAGCTTCACGTGGCCACTAAGCATGACTACGGTTGTTTGACTTGGTGAAGCCACATAACAAAAACAATTCCTGGGTATGTTGAGTTCACTTTAGAGTAGAGGCCCCAGAAGACATAGCAGTAGGCACACAGAGCTAGCATACCAACACAGCTGAGGACAGGATTGCTTGATTTGTTCCCTGTTGGTTTTGCCACACGGTTAAGCTGATGTTATGTTTCACACTGATGCAGGAGTCTCGTATGCCAAGTAATCGTCCTCTTTTCTAACTTGCCACCACTGAGACACTGACAGGAAACTCAAAACTCCCCTTTTACGTTCTATATATAATAGTTTTTTGACCTAATGCGAGAGCAGATGGAGGGagtacacacaaacatttattttagttcTTTAGTTAATAGTGTACAGGTAAAGTTTCCTGTatagaatgtgtgtttttctttaaccccttgatgcctgaatttatttacaattgcataaaaaattaattatttgtgtttttgctttcaaacCGATGCTAAATAAGTGAAGATTGATAATTTGTCTATAGCACATAGAATAGACATATAATAACagataacagatatataataatgctgcagtctgaatgatgCGAATTGGTGATGATCAGCGTTAAAGGGTTAATCTGTCTAATTAATGCTACATAAAAACTCTAAAACCTCTAAACCTTTACTTGCTATTGATATGGTAACTTTGGttgtaattattaattattagagttaattttttttttttttttaacatacattATGAGAGTGTGATTATGTTAGCTTTATTTTCAGCCAACTGAAGGTGGTGCTCCAGTTTTTAATGAGACTGATTTATGGAGACTGATTTACTAACCTGGTTATAGACGGGCTGCTCTTCTGTCCAGGTGCTCTGTTGAACTGTGCAGTAAGTAGCTTTATGGCAGATGAAGCTCAGTGTGTTCCCCTCCAGGTAATGCATCCCGTTCTTCATTCCAGCCACAAGACACCACTAGCGAACaataacatgttaaaaataatcaatattaAAACTATTACATTTTCTGATCAAGTTAcaatcaaatatttttaaaatatatgctTATATTCTAATATAgacattttttcaacatacAGCTTCCACTTCATTAGTGTTTTTATTCCATGATGTGACTGTGGTACACATCAGCTTCTAACCAGACACATGCAAGCTCTTACTGCAATAAGGAACAGTAAACATGTAATCACCCACAAATGATGCAGTTGCCCTGTGGAATTAACccaaacaaaacagacacaaatatgTTACCATGTTTTTGAATCACAGTACAAAAGACGACAAATAAAAGGGAAGAAGTTAATCGTGCTTCATGTGGTACCTGCTCCGGGGTTTCCGTTAGGGCCTGATAATTCAGGTACGCTCTGAATGATGTGTTTGTCTCTGCCACTGTGCTCCTGCTATCCTCTTCGTAACCCCACAGCTCTGATCAAAGAGCTGCCCCACATCACCTTAAGCTGTCCGGTGGCCGTGGTGCTGCCACTGAATTACATTCACCAGGGTGACCTCGAAAGCAGGGTCTGCTTTAGTGGCCTCAactaaaacagtgaaaatagctCCTCTTCAGGGCACACATGCTTAATCAGAACTTTGTTGatccaaagtaaaaaaaatatgaccagATTTGTAGCCAAAAGATAAGACACAAGTAAATAACTGTAACAGAAAGAGTACTTCGAGTAATGACATCTCTTACCCAAATAGCTACACGgtatgtgttgttttattatgtTGGCTGTGATAatataaactgaaaaatgtggCACTGTTATTTAATCTTTTGCACAGTGACACCGTTTAACATTTTCTGGATGGTAAGATTTGAAATACTGGCAAAAATGTCTTCTATAAATCTggaaataaaatactgtatccACAAAGAGACTTTTTACCTCATCACTGATGATAAATCAATATAAATCTTAATGGTTTCAAAGTCAGACTAATCAAATAACAGGTTCACTTGTTGATGTAATCAGAGGCTGATATTTTAGCAGCTTAACTGACAGCTACTCTACAGATCTGTTACATTATTTGCATCCAGGTGAGACATCAAGTGTTGTCCAACTCATCTCATACAACAGGACAGATGCAGAATAAATGATCTTACATTATATATAGTATAAATACAGTATAGTATGAATAAACTAATCTCATTCGCCTTTGGACCTTCAACAGAGACAGATTAACTTAAATGTATTTGCATTATGGGAAGCTAAAAAACATTACTATTTTGATTTTACTACCTTCTCACTTTACCGTCGTCGTGTTCAGGGCAACAACCGATTTAGAAAagtttactgtcagaaaaataaaatacaagttTGTCTCTGGTTACATTTTGCAGATATAAATGGAAgtccatcatttaaaaatattatgaGATAATAGCATTTTGAAATACAGGTAAATCTATGCAATTTTGAAGTCAGCATTACTTTTATTCCTTATACTGGCAACATGAATCCATATACTTagacaataagaaaataaatggcCAAAgcttgtgctcattttgttgcaCAATCCCATTTCAGGAACAAGTTCAACATTTACTTGTTTTGTGACTCTACTTTAATGTGAAAGACAGACATTAGTGAAATGCTACAAAGTTTgcaaaggttttgcaaatggTCAGTAAACTTATTCTTgacttttgtgtgattttgccttcattattttttattcgtctaataaaaatatatgtttcaTATATTGCTAAatttctttgtcacttttttctacatgcACAATATTTAAGACTGATTATGAGGTTTATTGCTGCAGTTTCTGAAGATATAATATGATCAGAATTTGGAAACAAATATCAGTCACTGATACTTGGCAAGACTTGTTATGTATGTAGTCTATCACAAAACAAGATCTgatagaaaacacacatttaagaTAAATACAGCACTCTCAGTACATAGATTAAGTGAAGACTTTGTTAGGCTGACCTGGAAAATCTAATGGTAACTAAAACAATCTGATCTATCTATACAAACATAATAAAGCTCATATTCAGTCCAGTTCATATTTTACAGGTGCTGAGGGAGGTAATTACGTCAGGTACTGAGATTGTAGTTTGCCATGGAGTCGAACTGAACTGCATCAGGGTGAACTATTTCTAATACTTGCTCACCCCATTTACAAACACATttcactaaactatgaccttagTAACACACATCAATACCTCTCCCATAGTGTCAgataaaatctaaaattatgcgctttttaaatgtacaatttgTGGCAGATATGTTGTGGTGAATTACATTAAATTGCACAGTAGTCAGAGAGTGTGTAATGGAAATAATTCCCTGATGAGTGTATTTAAGATTTCATTATGTTCGAATGTTATTCGATATCAACACAAACCTGCAGTGAAGGAGCCTGGCAAGGTGAAGGAACAGACTTCTAAAAGCTGTTCCAGCATGGGGCTGGTGTGAGGTGTCACCTGGAAAACTGTTGTGGTTGTAGACTGCACAGCGGTTCACCAAAGCCAGGTGCAGGTTTTATGGCAGCAGCGTTCCTCCAATATATCTCCACACTTTCACCTGCATGTTTGACAAGGACAAATTGACTGCATTTGATACCAAAAGCTATCAAAACACTTCAACAATGAAGTCAGAAAACTGCAAATAGTTCCCTGAAAGTTACCTACTGCATTGCCACGCTGTATGCTTCATATAACCAATTATTACAAAGTAAATGCAGTCTACAGAATACCATTGAAAGTGACTTACTAGGTGTTTTAGACGAGGAAAATACGAATTCCACAGGGGAAAATGTCTCAAGTTTGCTCCAGTGTTTATCTAAGAGAACAAAATCACACTGTGTTAACACTTTTCAATGTCCTACACCATTCTTCCTTAAAACTCAACGCACTATATCACAAAAACTACAGTCTATGCTTGTGAATTGCACCAAAACTCATTCAAACCAAGAAACTAACCTGACGACATGAGGTTAGTTTAGGTGATGAACTACGATTTACAGAAGTAAACAGAAGTAAATTTAACGTAGGTCAGTATTTTTTGCTTCCGAAAACCTCAACAGAtaacattatatatttttaagcgAACTGTCGCATTTCTAATTTCATTTTCAACTATTTTTAATTCAGGACATCGTTAACAGCTGCTTTTAAGCTATAGTGGAAATATCTTCTCGCGAGATTTTGCGGTGTTTCAGAATTTTGCGCATGCGCACATTATATTACTTCCGCGTCAAACTGCAAAAATTACTCGAAATGAATTGGAATGGCAGATTGctggattaaaataattttgtccGTTGCTCTGTTTAATTCAGACCGTCTCCGCCACGGCGCGTTTATGGTTAAAGCACCGGAATGGCGGAATAAGAAGGAATAATACGAGTTTTGTCTCAGAGATGTAGCTAGCACGCTAAGGAGCTAGCACAGCCAGCAGAAGCATCATCAGGTGCTGAAGATACAGACAGTAGTTTTGGAGGTGGCACACATCTACAAATGTATCTTCTCTACACAATTCTCGCttctttgggattttttttcgtTTTGAAATGGATGAAAAAGCGGAACTATTGCACCGACCTGAAAAGACTTGATGGCAAAACAGTTCTTATTACAGGTAACTAAACACGTCTTGTGTCAACATACATCCTTTTATCAACATGGTTTGTTGGTGGAGTTCCCCGTATAGGTCAGTGCAGTTTGAATTAATAGACTTGCTGATATGACAATATGctgatatttttgctgtcatCTTCAGGACATAAGCCTCACTTAAACAtgaatttactgttgtttttgtttgtttttttaggtggGAATTCTGGCGTTGGCAAGGACACAGCTGTTTCCATGGCAATGAGAGGAGCCCGCGTCATTATCGCTTGCAGAGACCTGGACAAGGCAGAGAAGGCTGTGAGGGAGATCAAGTTTAAAAGCCACAGTCTGAATGTCTTTCACATGGAGCTGGATCTGGCCAACCTGCGCTCTGTGAGGGAATTCTGTAAGAACTTTATCCAGAGGGAGAAGAGGCTGGACATCCTGATCAATAATGCAGGTGAGGATGTGTACCATATTTACCTACTTTGATATATGAAACATCGCCAAAGAAGTAAGAGGAAGTTATTTCATTCTATCACAGTGTCTTCGGGATAGGTAACACTGCACAGATTTGTTCATCCATATCTGAATCAAAGGCTACAGGGTGCTGTGTTTTGTACAGAAACTGGATCAGGATTTATCCACAGAAATATCTGCAGTCCGAGCAGAATCCACTCAATAAGTGGTCAGAAACAAAAGGAATGATCAGTTAGATGGACAGTTTACTTCTCCACAGTTCCGGTTAAACACCTGCATGCACCAGAACACACTCTGACCAGAAACCACATCTGATCACGAAAACGCAGCATCAGCCTAAAGCCATGTGCTTCTTGTATTCTCCATCTCATTGTCTTTGCCATCTTTCTTTACCTTCATGTTGCTTCTCCAGCGATGCCCGGCGTCCTTGACTGTACAGacgacaacttcagcatgtgtTTTGGCGTCAACCACTTGGGCCACTTCCTTCTAACCAACCTGCTTCTGCCTCGGCTGAGGGAATGTGCTCCCAGCCGAGTGGTGACCCTCACATGCTCCAGCTACAAATACCAGAAGCTGGACTTCCAGGACCTCAACTACAACCTGCTGCCCTTCTTCACCTACTGCCGCAGCAAGCTGGCCAACATCTACTTCAGTCAGGAACTGGCCCGCATCACTGAAGGGAAAGGAGTGACGTCCTATGCTGTGCACcctggtaaaagaaaaaatatttcagcatgAAGTTGAATTGCTATACTACTGAAGGAGGATAAATaatgatatgtgtgtgtgtttgtagaaaCTTCTAGTAAATCAAATACTCAGTTGTGTGACAATATAAAGCTGATAGTTTGATCTTTATCCTGCTATCCCTGCTTGCATGCTGCATACTCCAGGTTTCGTCCAGAGCGGCTGGACCTGCCATTACTCGGTCCTGTTCCGGATGCTGATGCAGGTGAtaatgtggatgttttttgtgtcatctgAGATTGGAGCTCAGACTGTCATCTACTGCGCTGTGTCAGATGAAGCTGCCAAACACAGCGGGGGTTACTTCGTCGACTGCCGACCCGCCACTCTGCGTCCTTTTGCAAGAGACGCTGGTGTGGCCAAAAAACTGTGGGAGGCCAGTGAGAGGCTGGTTAAACTGGTTTAATCATCTCCATCCTGGTGGCCCCAGTATCAGGAACAAGCTGCATCTGTTACTGAAGCTACCTGCTGCTACTTCACAAGATTTCTGAGTGTTGCACATTTAGTGGAGACTCAGCCTAGTTCTACTGGATTAAAATGAATGTAGCGTTCATTGtgcttcatttgttttcaattaaatctggtagaattgcagttttaaaaaaattacaactgATTCAGTAACAGCACTGTGGATTGACTCTTTGTTATGAGGTTGTTATAAAACTTCTCcccttttatttatatattgatGTAAACTTTTGCTATCTTGTGTTTTTCATGAATATCTGTGttgtttaaaatacagattgaaatatttcattgatgcatttgtgtattttaagggaaatgctttttttttttaccaacacAACTTAATTTTGTTTGCATGAATGAAAGAGTTACTAAAAGACTACAAGACGACagtatttgttgctttttgtggaGAATACATTGTTATTTAATGAAGCAATGACTTAATGTTCCAAACACTAGAGCTGGAAAACACATAAATTGAATACATGTTGTGTTACATGTTTGAGGCAATAATCACTGCAAATTTAAGTTGTAACCTTTGAATTTCTATGTTCAGACATTTGCTTGTAACATCAATgcattttgttttatatattttttgtgtgttttttacacCAACAGTATTTATTCCTGGTTAGTTACCATTACAATTAGTTGATAAATCAAATAGCACCCTCTGCTGGTGAGAAAATGAGATCTCAGCTGTTGACCATTTATTTACAAGGAAGTgaaatgaaattgaaagttcAGTTTGACATTGTTGAACGGAGGTGAAACAGCATTACGGAATATCTCAACTGAAAACATGAACTAGAAAGACTGTAAACTGCAATTCTACAACACTGGTGTTTGGTGAATCTGACTGTTGAAGGAGAATTCATTCAAACACCAGCATCTAAAGGAGACACGATCAGCTGGCAGCTTTATTTAAACCAGCTCCACCCACAAGACAAGGAAACAAAGCTGAGACGTCTTTACATGAAACTGTGGGATCTGTACTGAAGAACACTAACTAGGAGGACTGGAAGTCAAAGGGACTGTGTTTTGGTGAGTCTTGTTATTGAAAAGAAATCTGGAAATCAGTGGAAATGGCTGAGAAAGTTGCTGTTCTTGAAAGTTACCTGAGTTGCCACGTGTGTTCAGAGACTTTCAGAGATCCTGTATCTCTGAGCTGCAACCACAGTTTCTGTTCAAGCTGCCTGCAGAAATTCTGGGAACAAGCTAAAAACAAGAACTGCCCGATTTGTAAAAGGAAATCCTCTAAAGCTGATCCATCCATCAACTTCTCACTCAAAGAACTGGCTGACTCCTTTGCTAAGAGGCAGAGTAACAGTTCAgctgaaatggaaaaagaagagcagaaagagaagtAGGAGGTGGTGTGTAGTAAACATCCAGAAGAACCGAAATTGTTTTGTAAAGATGAAGATAGAGCTATTTGTACTGTCTGTGAGTTTTCTGTCCACCAGAATCACAAAGTGGTTCCTATAGAACAAGCAGTCAGTGACCTGAAGGACCAGCTGAAATGTGACTTAAAGTCTCTGCAGGACAAGACggacaaatacaaacaagtggagaaaaaatacagtgaaatgagAGAACACACCAAGAAGCAGCTGTTGTCCACAGAGAGGCAGATCAGAGCAGAGTTCTACAAGCTCCAGCAGTTcctgaaagaggaagaggagtccAGACTGGCAGCtctgagggaggaagaggagcacaAGGGGAAGACTATCAGCAGAGAGATGAAGAGGATTCAGGAGCAGATCTCCTCTCTGTCAGACAGCATCTGTGCTGTTGAAgaagagctgcagaaacacaaggtGGCGTTCCTCAGCACTTATAAAGACACTCAGACCAGAGCCAGAGCCCAGAGCTCACTGTCAGATCCACAGCTGCTCTCAGGAGCACTGATAGATGTGGCCAAACACCTGGGCAACCTGTCCTTCAGAGTCTgggagaagatgaaggagaaggTCCACTTCAGTCCTGTCATTCTGGACCCAAACACTGCATTCCCCTGTCTCTATCTGTCTGATGATCTGACCAGTGTGAGATGTGGAGATAcaaagcagcagcttcctgataATCCAGAGAGAAACACTAAGTATCCTCAAGTTCTGGGCTCCGAGGGCTTCAGTTCAGGGAAACACAGctgggaggtggaggtgggagATCATCCTTACTGGATTGTGGGTTTGGCTAAAGAGTCAGTTGACAGGAAGGGAGAGAAATGTGTTTCACCAAAATATGGAATCTGGTCTTTAGTGTATCGCAGTGGAAAATACACTAATGGTGTTGGTCAGACTGTCAGTGTGAAGAAGAGTCTCCAGAGGATCAGAGTCCAGCTGGACTATGACAGGGGGGAGGTGTCCTTCTACCACCCTGAAGACATGACTCACATctacactcacagacacactttCACTGACAAACTCTTCCCATATTTACTTATTGGACAGTCTGGTGATGCCAAAACTACCGATATCAAAATCTGTCCCTCTGAGATTTGTCTGTGATGATCAGGAAAGTTAGTTAATTGTCCAAACTCTCAtcttaaaatcatcaaaataattCCAGGTTTAAACATAATTCTtaaaggtgaaaaatgttgaaatgtgtaCAAAGTGAGGCTGATTATTTAAATGTAGATTATTATCCTGGTTAGCAGCATCTGGACTCATCAGCTGGATCAAATACTTTGTTTCTGcttgtttgacttttttcttttattgtcatCAGTCATCTTTCTACTTTGTggcatttcttcatttattgtTGAGTTCTTTTagtcttgaaaatgttttcatgtgattttttcCACTTGACCCTCAGAGTGTCAGTGTTCCAGTGAATCAAACAgctttctgtctctcattgatttttgttattttgttgtgcAGCAGAACTGATTTGTTGTTGAGCGTCACAGAAGTTGTTAATCCAACTGTCTCTGCTTGTGTCTGAAATGAATGATGGAAAGTcttgttgctttcttttcttgttttcattgatTTAGTTCTTTTCTTTAGTGACAATTTATTGAAGATGGAAACTCCTGCTTTTACAATCATGTGACTTTAGATGGAATTCTCCAGAATATTTTCTCCTGTTGTTCAATAAATCCTCTGATGGTATTGTAATCTGACTGACGCTGTGCTTTATTGGACTTTAACTCATGTGTTGagtgtgtgcagtcagttgtgTCACTTCTTAGAAGAAGATTAATCCACATGAAACTGAGTCACATCAGCAGGAGAGGAATTTACAAATCAAAGATGTTCATGATCCTGATTATCAGCATCTTCATTTTAGGCCAACattaaacagctgcagaaaGTCGCCACAAGGTGGAGACAGAGATTTGTTCACAGTCTGCTCATTTTACACTCAATCTTTTCATTCCTCTTTCTGACTCTTTTATATGTTGTTGTTCTCTGCACAGGTTGATGAAAAGCATCGAGTCTTTAGAGTTTCTTAGACATAGTTCTTCAATGTAAAACACTGTTTCCTTTTTCATCATTAACCACGATGCTGTTGATGGTTCCCTTCATCAGAAACAAGTTCAGTCATTTAAAGAGAAATATTAATGTTGAATTATCTCTCTGATCTGAGTTTTTTCTGATGTTATTTATTCTGAATGTAAGTTCTCCTGTAAGTTCTCCATGGTGAACAAGTCATAAAGCTCCTCCTCCAGGAAGCTGATATTATTTCATAGATTCTGACAGCTCCTCTCATTCAGGTTGTCCTGGTTAAACATTAACTTTAAATCTGGATTCTCTGATCAGGACTTGTTCAacttactttgtgtaaagcaccagttccactggcagcaaaacagccccacagtatgatactgccaccaccatgcttgatggtaggtttggtgttgtTGGTCTTAAAGgcctcatcttctctcctccaaacatgtTTCTAGACAATGTGgacaaatacaaacagaaagtttgtccatgtgatcagcagcaaacttgagTTGAGCTTTAAGGTGCTTCCTCTGGACTTTTCTGCTGTTTAAGGAACTTTGCAGCACTTTTGATGGATGCTGTTTCATATAATGTGTAATGAAAATATCATAATTATCTTCAAAGAAGACGTAGTTTATGATGCTGTTTACAATTTTGCCACaaaaatttttgaaatttttataTAGGCGGGCCgccgctgctgaatgaatgcaGAGGAAACCCTGCTTCATTGTTCCATGTAAATGTCTCAGCAgcattttcttattgttttgctcctatttttgcagcagcttttttttaatgcaaatttgtCAAGAAGCTGCTTGTAAATTAATACTCTTTCTGACTCTTTTATATGTTGTTGTTCTCTGCACAGGTTGATGAAAAGCATCGAGTCTTTAGAGTTTCTTAGACGTAGTTCTTCAACGTAAAACACTGTTTCCTTTTTCATCATTTACCACGATGCTGTTGATGGATCCCTTCATCAGAAACAAGTTCAGTCATTTAAAGAGAAATATTAATGTTGAATTATCTCTCTGATCTGAGTTTTTtctgatgttatttattttgaatgttGTTATTGTCTGTGTGCAGCCTGAGAGCTCCTGTAAGTTCTCCATGGTGAACAAGTCATAAAGCTCCTCCTCCAGGAAGCTGATATTATTTCATAGATTCTGGCAGCTCCTCTCATTCAGGTTGTCCTGGTTAAACATTAACTTTAAATCTGGATTCTCTGATCAGGACTTGTTCAacttactttgtgtaaagcatcagttccactggcagcaaaacagccccacagtatgatactgccaccaccatgcttgatggtaggtttggtgttgtTGGTCTTAAAGgcctcatcttctctcctccaaacatgtTTCTAGACAATGTggacaaatacaaacacagaaagtttgtccatgtgatcagcagcaaacttgagTTGAGCTTTAAGGTGCTTCCTCTGGACTTTTCTGCTGTTTAAGGAACTTTGCAGCACTTTTGATGGATGCTGTTTCATATAATGTGTAATGAAAAGATCATAATTAT
Above is a genomic segment from Amphiprion ocellaris isolate individual 3 ecotype Okinawa chromosome 6, ASM2253959v1, whole genome shotgun sequence containing:
- the si:dkey-174n20.1 gene encoding retinol dehydrogenase 14 — encoded protein: MYLLYTILASLGFFFVLKWMKKRNYCTDLKRLDGKTVLITGGNSGVGKDTAVSMAMRGARVIIACRDLDKAEKAVREIKFKSHSLNVFHMELDLANLRSVREFCKNFIQREKRLDILINNAAMPGVLDCTDDNFSMCFGVNHLGHFLLTNLLLPRLRECAPSRVVTLTCSSYKYQKLDFQDLNYNLLPFFTYCRSKLANIYFSQELARITEGKGVTSYAVHPGFVQSGWTCHYSVLFRMLMQVIMWMFFVSSEIGAQTVIYCAVSDEAAKHSGGYFVDCRPATLRPFARDAGVAKKLWEASERLVKLV